One window of Nicotiana tomentosiformis chromosome 11, ASM39032v3, whole genome shotgun sequence genomic DNA carries:
- the LOC104105673 gene encoding auxin-responsive protein IAA27-like isoform X2 yields MSIPLEEHDYIGLSEKSSCVSSMEINERKSKKHLNLNLKATELRLGLPGFESPERGPFGVLKGLVYGTKRGYSDTMNGTSRKLAFSKSEVDSAKGHSGLLFSPKGGSKILGAVVSAESNLQPSSMANVVKDPAPKSPSPAQEKKPLIPTSNGHGVAPATKTQVVGWPPIRSFRKKSIVSNPPKTEEDVDGQCGTEGIPIRDGLTESRLMDLLHGSEYVLTYEDKDGDWMLVGDVPWEMFTGSCKRLKIMKSSDAIGLAPRAMEKYKNR; encoded by the exons ATGTCAATTCCCTTAGAAGAGCATGATTACATAGGCCTATCTGAGAAGAGTAGTTGTGTTTCCTCAATGGAAATTAATGAGAGGAAAAGCAAAAAacacttgaacttgaacttgaaggCCACTGAGCTTAGACTAGGCTTGCCTGGTTTTGAGTCCCCTGAGAGGGGCCCATTTGGGGTTTTGAAAGGTTTAGTTTATGGAACCAAAAGGGGGTATTCTGACACCATGAATGGTACTTCTCGAAAGTTGGCTTTCTCTAAATCTGAGGTTGATTCTGCTAAAGGTCACAGTGGGTTGTTGTTCTCTCCTAAGGGTGGAAGCAAGATTCTTGGTGCTGTTGTCTCTGCAGAGAGTAATCTTCAACCATCTTCTATGGCCAATGTTGTGAAAGATCCTGCTCCAAAATCGCCAAGTCCAGCACAGGAGAAAAAGCCTCTGATTCCAACTAGTAATGGACATGGGGTTGCTCCAGCCACTAA GACACAGGTAGTAGGATGGCCACCAATTCGATCTTTTCGGAAGAAGTCAATAGTCAGTAATCCTCCCAAGACTGAGGAGGATGTGGATG GTCAATGTGGAACTGAAGGCATTCCGATTCGTGATGGACTAACTGAAAGTAGATTGATGGATCTTCTACATGGATCTGAGTATGTTCTTACCTATGAGGACAAGGATGGTGATTGGATGCTCGTTGGTGATGTTCCATGGGA GATGTTCACAGGGTCTTGCAAGAGGCTGAAGATCATGAAGAGTTCAGATGCAATTGGTCTAG CCCCAAGAGCCATGGAGAAATACAAAAACCGTTAA
- the LOC104105673 gene encoding auxin-responsive protein IAA14-like isoform X1: protein MSIPLEEHDYIGLSEKSSCVSSMEINERKSKKHLNLNLKATELRLGLPGFESPERGPFGVLKGLVYGTKRGYSDTMNGTSRKLAFSKSEVDSAKGHSGLLFSPKGGSKILGAVVSAESNLQPSSMANVVKDPAPKSPSPAQEKKPLIPTSNGHGVAPATKTQVVGWPPIRSFRKKSIVSNPPKTEEDVDGKLGSACVYVKVSMDGAPYLRKVDLKIYKSYNDLSSALEKMFSCFTIGQCGTEGIPIRDGLTESRLMDLLHGSEYVLTYEDKDGDWMLVGDVPWEMFTGSCKRLKIMKSSDAIGLAPRAMEKYKNR, encoded by the exons ATGTCAATTCCCTTAGAAGAGCATGATTACATAGGCCTATCTGAGAAGAGTAGTTGTGTTTCCTCAATGGAAATTAATGAGAGGAAAAGCAAAAAacacttgaacttgaacttgaaggCCACTGAGCTTAGACTAGGCTTGCCTGGTTTTGAGTCCCCTGAGAGGGGCCCATTTGGGGTTTTGAAAGGTTTAGTTTATGGAACCAAAAGGGGGTATTCTGACACCATGAATGGTACTTCTCGAAAGTTGGCTTTCTCTAAATCTGAGGTTGATTCTGCTAAAGGTCACAGTGGGTTGTTGTTCTCTCCTAAGGGTGGAAGCAAGATTCTTGGTGCTGTTGTCTCTGCAGAGAGTAATCTTCAACCATCTTCTATGGCCAATGTTGTGAAAGATCCTGCTCCAAAATCGCCAAGTCCAGCACAGGAGAAAAAGCCTCTGATTCCAACTAGTAATGGACATGGGGTTGCTCCAGCCACTAA GACACAGGTAGTAGGATGGCCACCAATTCGATCTTTTCGGAAGAAGTCAATAGTCAGTAATCCTCCCAAGACTGAGGAGGATGTGGATGGTAAGTTAGGATCTGCTTGTGTTTATGTCAAAGTCAGCATGGATGGTGCCCCTTATCTGAGGAAGGTTGACCTTAAGATCTACAAAAGCTACAATGATCTGTCTTCAGCACTAGAAAAGATGTTCAGCTGCTTTACCATTG GTCAATGTGGAACTGAAGGCATTCCGATTCGTGATGGACTAACTGAAAGTAGATTGATGGATCTTCTACATGGATCTGAGTATGTTCTTACCTATGAGGACAAGGATGGTGATTGGATGCTCGTTGGTGATGTTCCATGGGA GATGTTCACAGGGTCTTGCAAGAGGCTGAAGATCATGAAGAGTTCAGATGCAATTGGTCTAG CCCCAAGAGCCATGGAGAAATACAAAAACCGTTAA